From Kineosporia succinea, the proteins below share one genomic window:
- the cofE gene encoding coenzyme F420-0:L-glutamate ligase, which produces MTHPSGRPTPGAPSLVVSPVPGIGEVSMGDDVVALVVSALRAGGRDLANGDVLVVSSKIVSKAEGRTVAAAVRDEQITAEAKRLVAARRTPGGLARIVESAAGPVMAAAGVDNSNVEPGTVLLLPVDPDGSARALRADLARQTGLNVGVIVSDTAGRAWRDGQTDFALGCAGVSPTEDLRGLDDTHGQRMEVTIRAVADELAAAGDLVKGKLTGIPVALVRGAGAFVLPVGEDGPGAAAMLRPAATDWFRYGQVEAVRWSMGVDPSAVDAPTVPAGPVLDRLLRVVEVALAAPSPLVGVAAPVCAVNVEPEGLFVVPELPGDPVALGALAQRLAAAAWSEDLAVTIRLEPRGLRVLPALTG; this is translated from the coding sequence GTGACCCACCCCTCCGGTCGACCGACGCCGGGGGCCCCCTCGCTGGTGGTCTCGCCCGTGCCCGGCATCGGCGAGGTCTCGATGGGGGACGACGTGGTCGCCCTGGTCGTGTCGGCCCTGCGGGCGGGTGGCCGGGACCTCGCGAACGGTGACGTGCTCGTGGTCTCGAGCAAGATCGTGTCGAAGGCCGAGGGGCGCACCGTGGCCGCCGCGGTCCGCGACGAGCAGATCACGGCCGAGGCGAAGCGGCTGGTGGCGGCCCGGCGCACCCCGGGCGGGCTGGCCCGCATCGTGGAGTCGGCGGCCGGGCCGGTGATGGCGGCGGCCGGTGTCGACAACTCCAACGTCGAGCCCGGCACGGTGCTGCTGCTCCCGGTGGATCCGGACGGCTCGGCCCGCGCCCTGCGGGCCGACCTGGCCCGGCAGACCGGGCTGAACGTCGGGGTGATCGTCTCCGACACCGCGGGCCGGGCCTGGCGCGACGGGCAGACCGACTTCGCCCTGGGCTGCGCCGGGGTCTCCCCCACCGAGGACCTGCGCGGGCTCGACGACACGCACGGTCAGCGGATGGAGGTCACGATCCGCGCGGTGGCCGACGAACTGGCGGCGGCCGGTGATCTGGTGAAGGGCAAGCTCACCGGGATCCCGGTGGCGCTGGTGCGGGGCGCCGGCGCGTTCGTGCTGCCCGTCGGTGAAGACGGTCCCGGTGCGGCGGCGATGCTGCGCCCGGCGGCGACGGACTGGTTCCGCTACGGCCAGGTCGAGGCGGTGCGCTGGTCGATGGGGGTGGACCCGTCGGCGGTGGACGCGCCGACCGTCCCGGCCGGCCCGGTGCTGGACCGCCTGCTGCGGGTGGTGGAGGTGGCGCTGGCCGCGCCCTCGCCGCTCGTCGGGGTGGCGGCGCCGGTGTGCGCGGTCAACGTGGAGCCCGAGGGACTGTTCGTGGTGCCCGAGCTGCCCGGTGATCCGGTCGCGCTCGGGGCGCTGGCCCAGCGGCTGGCGGCGGCGGCCTGGTCGGAGGACCTGGCGGTGACGATCCGGCTCGAGCCGCGCGGGCTGCGCGTCCTCCCTGCTCTAACGGGGTAG
- the cofD gene encoding 2-phospho-L-lactate transferase — MRITALAGGVGGARFLRGLLDHLDSRPTDPSGGPHEVTVIGNTADDVTLHGLRICPDLDTVMYTLGGGIHPEQGWGRAGETFGVADELRAYGAEPQWFTLGDRDIATHLMRTRMLGLGYPLSSVTEALCARWQPGVRLLPMSDDPIETHVVIDDPEGEPADDGTPAVKAVHFQEWWVRLHAAVPARQILAVGIEQAKPAPGVLEAIADADVVVLPPSNPVVSIGTILAVPGLRDAIRATKAPVVGVSPIIGGAPVRGMADACLTAIGVETSAAAVADLYSDFLGGWLVAPGDADSKMPEGVTLKAVPLLMSDAEATAAIARAALDLATELR; from the coding sequence ATGCGCATCACGGCTCTGGCCGGTGGCGTCGGCGGCGCACGTTTCCTCCGCGGCCTCCTGGACCATCTCGACTCCCGTCCCACCGATCCGTCGGGCGGGCCGCACGAGGTCACCGTCATCGGCAACACCGCCGACGACGTCACCCTGCACGGACTGCGGATCTGCCCCGACCTGGACACGGTCATGTACACGCTCGGCGGTGGCATCCATCCCGAACAGGGCTGGGGCCGGGCCGGTGAGACCTTCGGCGTGGCCGACGAACTGCGTGCCTACGGCGCCGAGCCCCAGTGGTTCACGCTCGGCGACCGCGACATCGCGACGCACCTGATGCGCACGCGCATGCTCGGCCTGGGCTACCCGCTGTCGTCGGTGACCGAGGCGCTCTGTGCGCGCTGGCAGCCGGGCGTGCGCCTGCTGCCGATGAGCGACGACCCGATCGAGACGCACGTGGTGATCGACGATCCCGAGGGTGAGCCCGCGGACGACGGCACCCCGGCGGTGAAGGCGGTGCACTTCCAGGAATGGTGGGTGCGCCTGCACGCGGCCGTCCCGGCCCGGCAGATCCTGGCCGTGGGCATCGAGCAGGCCAAGCCCGCGCCCGGTGTGCTCGAGGCGATCGCCGACGCCGACGTGGTGGTGCTGCCCCCGAGCAACCCGGTGGTCTCGATCGGCACGATCCTCGCGGTGCCCGGCCTGCGGGACGCCATCCGGGCCACGAAGGCCCCGGTCGTGGGCGTCTCGCCGATCATCGGTGGCGCTCCGGTGCGGGGCATGGCCGACGCCTGCCTGACCGCGATCGGGGTCGAGACCTCGGCCGCCGCGGTGGCCGACCTGTACTCCGACTTCCTCGGGGGCTGGCTGGTCGCGCCCGGTGACGCCGACAGCAAGATGCCCGAGGGCGTCACCCTGAAGGCGGTGCCCCTGCTGATGTCCGACGCCGAGGCCACGGCCGCGATCGCCAGGGCGGCGCTCGATCTGGCCACCGAACTACGGTGA
- a CDS encoding WhiB family transcriptional regulator — protein MAAGDIIISDSTNDAEQSDNSAELDVLTLVATNSDNLPPELAWQERALCAQTDPEAFFPEKGGSTREAKRVCMSCEVRAECLEYALAKDERFGIWGGLSERERRRVKKQAV, from the coding sequence ATGGCGGCAGGTGACATCATCATCAGCGACAGCACGAACGACGCGGAGCAGAGCGATAATTCGGCGGAGCTGGATGTTCTCACCCTGGTTGCCACGAACTCCGACAACCTGCCGCCGGAACTGGCCTGGCAGGAGCGGGCACTCTGCGCGCAGACCGATCCGGAGGCGTTCTTCCCCGAGAAGGGCGGCTCCACCCGCGAGGCCAAGCGGGTCTGCATGTCGTGCGAGGTCCGGGCCGAGTGCCTGGAGTACGCACTCGCCAAGGACGAGCGGTTCGGCATCTGGGGCGGGCTCTCCGAGCGTGAGCGCCGCCGCGTGAAGAAGCAGGCGGTCTGA